The following coding sequences are from one Wenzhouxiangella sp. AB-CW3 window:
- the hisB gene encoding bifunctional histidinol-phosphatase/imidazoleglycerol-phosphate dehydratase HisB encodes MSLQKILFVDRDGCLIEEPADEQVDSLEKLRLMPGVIPALLTLRQAGYRLVMVSNQDGLGTDDFPHEQFEKPHALMKQIFSSQGIEFDAEHIDPTRPEDNAPTRKPGIGMLLDYLADPTLDRQRSAVVGDRETDLELAANMGLPGYRVGPLGQSWDEIVRAILDSDRRGHVSRTTRETAIDVSVNLDQTRPVNISTGIGFFDHMLEQIAAHGGFALEMKCSGDLEVDEHHTVEDCALALGSALDQALSDRSGIGRYGFVLPMDEAVAQVSIDLSGRPACVIKGEFPRESVGGLHTEMVTHFFASLSQTLRAAIHVQVTGENTHHMVEACFKGVGRALRPALARTDSGTPSTKGVL; translated from the coding sequence ATGAGCCTGCAGAAGATTCTATTTGTCGACCGCGACGGCTGCCTGATCGAGGAACCCGCCGACGAACAGGTCGACTCGCTGGAGAAGCTGCGCCTGATGCCGGGCGTGATACCGGCCCTGCTCACCCTCAGGCAGGCCGGCTACCGCCTGGTCATGGTGTCGAACCAGGACGGGCTGGGCACCGACGACTTCCCACACGAGCAGTTCGAGAAGCCGCATGCACTGATGAAGCAGATCTTCAGCTCGCAGGGTATCGAGTTCGACGCCGAGCACATCGACCCGACCCGGCCCGAGGACAACGCACCCACGCGCAAGCCCGGCATCGGCATGTTGCTCGACTACCTGGCCGATCCCACGCTGGATCGTCAGCGCTCGGCCGTGGTCGGCGACCGCGAGACCGACCTGGAACTGGCGGCCAACATGGGCCTGCCCGGATACCGGGTCGGCCCCCTGGGCCAGTCCTGGGACGAAATCGTGCGCGCCATTCTCGACAGCGACCGGCGCGGCCACGTCTCGCGCACGACGCGCGAAACCGCCATCGATGTTTCAGTCAATCTCGACCAGACCCGCCCGGTGAACATCAGCACCGGCATCGGCTTTTTCGACCACATGCTCGAACAGATCGCCGCCCACGGCGGTTTTGCCCTGGAGATGAAGTGCAGCGGCGATCTGGAAGTCGATGAACACCACACGGTGGAAGACTGCGCCCTGGCCCTGGGCAGCGCTCTGGACCAGGCACTGTCCGATCGTTCCGGCATCGGTCGCTACGGCTTTGTGCTGCCCATGGACGAAGCCGTGGCACAGGTTTCCATCGATCTTTCCGGTCGACCGGCCTGCGTGATCAAGGGCGAGTTTCCACGCGAATCGGTTGGCGGCCTGCACACCGAAATGGTCACGCACTTCTTCGCGTCGCTTTCGCAGACCCTGCGGGCCGCGATCCACGTGCAGGTCACTGGCGAAAACACGCATCACATGGTCGAGGCCTGCTTCAAGGGCGTCGGCCGCGCGCTGCGCCCGGCACTGGCGCGCACCGACTCCGGCACACCCTCGACCAAGGGGGTGTTGTGA
- a CDS encoding HisA/HisF-related TIM barrel protein has product MKILPAIDLRDGRVVRLEQGDYGRETRYDDDPLLLAQRYAEAGARRIHVVDLDSARDGGRANLDIIARLCRELDVAIQTGGGVRSLDDLKQRLDIGASQVVIGSLCVRKPEQISDWLGRPEGKRIVAGLDVSADDQGRWMPRAAGWTESGETDLLTLLDTLVTAGLNEVLCTDIERDGMFSGPSLALYQAIADRFPNLAVQASGGVGSAADLDAVATTGVSACIVGRALLEGRVAMSEVTRWSR; this is encoded by the coding sequence ATGAAGATTCTTCCGGCCATCGACCTGCGCGACGGGCGCGTGGTTCGGCTTGAGCAGGGCGACTACGGGCGCGAGACGCGCTACGACGACGATCCTCTGCTACTGGCGCAACGCTACGCCGAGGCCGGCGCGCGCCGCATTCACGTCGTCGACCTCGACAGCGCGCGCGATGGTGGCCGGGCCAACCTCGACATCATCGCCAGGCTGTGCCGGGAGCTGGACGTGGCAATCCAGACCGGCGGCGGAGTGCGCTCCCTCGATGACCTCAAACAGCGTTTGGATATCGGGGCCAGCCAGGTGGTGATCGGCAGCCTGTGCGTCCGCAAGCCTGAGCAGATTTCGGACTGGCTGGGCCGGCCCGAGGGCAAACGCATCGTCGCCGGGCTGGATGTCAGCGCCGATGACCAGGGCCGCTGGATGCCCCGGGCGGCCGGCTGGACCGAGAGCGGCGAAACCGATCTGTTGACCTTGCTCGACACACTGGTAACGGCCGGTTTGAACGAAGTACTGTGCACCGACATCGAGCGCGACGGCATGTTTTCCGGGCCATCACTGGCGCTCTACCAGGCCATAGCCGACCGTTTCCCGAATCTAGCCGTGCAGGCTTCCGGGGGCGTGGGTTCGGCCGCCGACCTGGACGCGGTGGCCACCACCGGCGTCAGCGCCTGTATCGTCGGGCGTGCTTTGCTGGAAGGCCGCGTGGCCATGAGCGAGGTGACCCGATGGTCGCGGTAA
- the hisH gene encoding imidazole glycerol phosphate synthase subunit HisH, protein MSGRSDRADVVIIDTGGANLGSVRYALERLETRVRVSRDADEIRSASHVIMPGVGAAAWAMNHLHESGLVDLIGTLKQPVLGICLGLQLMFESSAEGDVACLGLMSGRVKALPGGPGLRLPHMGWNQLVWQHDDPLARGFDGSEWFYFVHGYAAPAASAVAISQHGQPFAAIVRRDNFVACQFHPEKSAGAGRRLLENFLQTEPTRSTA, encoded by the coding sequence GTGAGCGGCCGGTCCGACCGCGCCGATGTCGTCATCATCGACACCGGCGGGGCCAACCTCGGTTCGGTTCGATACGCCCTGGAGCGTCTTGAGACCCGCGTTCGGGTCAGCCGCGATGCCGACGAGATCCGCTCGGCCTCACACGTGATCATGCCCGGCGTGGGCGCGGCGGCCTGGGCCATGAACCATCTGCACGAGTCCGGCCTGGTGGACTTGATCGGCACGCTGAAACAACCCGTACTGGGCATCTGCCTGGGCCTGCAACTGATGTTCGAATCCTCGGCCGAGGGCGACGTGGCCTGCCTGGGCCTGATGTCCGGCCGGGTCAAGGCGCTGCCGGGCGGGCCCGGCCTGAGACTCCCGCACATGGGCTGGAACCAGCTCGTCTGGCAGCACGACGACCCGCTGGCACGCGGCTTTGACGGCAGCGAATGGTTCTACTTCGTGCATGGTTACGCCGCACCGGCCGCTTCAGCCGTGGCCATCAGCCAGCATGGTCAGCCTTTCGCGGCCATCGTCCGGCGCGACAATTTCGTGGCCTGCCAGTTTCACCCCGAAAAATCGGCGGGCGCCGGGCGCCGCCTGCTGGAAAACTTTCTGCAAACAGAACCGACTCGGAGTACCGCATGA
- a CDS encoding creatininase family protein, which produces MYLQLSTWPDIEAYLKHSSGVVIPIGSTEQHGPTGLIGTDAICPETIAGGMAEQDILVAPTLSIGVAQHHLAFPGSMTLRPTTLIAVIRDVVASLASQGFTHFYFLNGHGGNIAPVHTAFAEIWSEASLSSEPSNLHLKLGNWFAGPRVNRLSQELFGDADGKHATASEVSLTWHAYPEQQRDAELEPRRAPDGAIRDAAGYRANFPDGRIASEPQLATREHGRRFYEAGLADALEEYRRFVSPAEG; this is translated from the coding sequence ATGTATCTGCAGTTGTCGACCTGGCCCGATATCGAGGCCTACCTCAAGCATTCCAGCGGTGTGGTTATTCCGATCGGCTCGACCGAACAGCACGGCCCCACCGGACTGATCGGAACCGATGCGATCTGCCCGGAAACCATCGCCGGCGGCATGGCCGAGCAGGACATTCTGGTTGCCCCCACCCTGAGTATCGGCGTGGCCCAGCATCATCTGGCCTTTCCGGGCTCGATGACCCTGCGGCCCACGACACTGATTGCGGTGATTCGCGATGTGGTCGCCTCACTGGCCTCGCAGGGGTTCACCCATTTCTATTTTCTCAACGGCCATGGCGGCAACATCGCACCGGTTCACACCGCCTTTGCCGAGATCTGGTCGGAGGCCAGCCTGTCGTCCGAGCCTTCGAATCTGCACCTGAAACTGGGCAACTGGTTTGCCGGGCCACGCGTCAACCGCCTGTCGCAGGAACTGTTCGGCGATGCCGACGGCAAGCATGCGACCGCCTCGGAGGTGTCGCTGACCTGGCACGCTTATCCCGAGCAGCAGCGCGATGCCGAACTGGAACCCAGGCGTGCGCCAGACGGGGCGATCCGGGATGCCGCCGGCTACCGGGCGAATTTCCCGGATGGCCGCATCGCTTCGGAGCCGCAGCTCGCCACCCGCGAACATGGCCGGCGCTTCTACGAGGCCGGTCTGGCCGATGCACTGGAGGAATATCGTCGTTTCGTGAGTCCGGCCGAGGGTTGA
- the hisIE gene encoding bifunctional phosphoribosyl-AMP cyclohydrolase/phosphoribosyl-ATP diphosphatase HisIE, whose product MNDQTIPDIDWKKCDELVPAIVQDADDGRVLMLGYMNAEAVEQTLKTGRITFYSRSKQRLWVKGETSGNTLSLIDLAVDCDRDTLLVQARPAGPVCHTGTQTCFGDTAWPPAGFLARLDRIVAERRSAPPESSYTARLLAEGPARCAQKVGEEGVETALAAVGEKREALDEEAADLLYHLLVCLHSADSRLEHVLRVLIDRHSNS is encoded by the coding sequence ATGAACGATCAAACGATACCGGACATCGACTGGAAAAAATGCGACGAACTCGTTCCCGCCATCGTGCAGGACGCCGATGACGGGCGCGTACTGATGCTCGGCTACATGAATGCCGAAGCCGTCGAGCAGACCCTGAAGACCGGTCGGATCACGTTCTATTCGCGCAGCAAGCAGCGCCTGTGGGTCAAGGGCGAAACCTCGGGCAACACCCTGTCGCTGATCGACCTGGCGGTCGACTGCGATCGCGACACCCTGCTTGTCCAGGCTCGACCGGCCGGCCCGGTCTGCCACACCGGCACCCAGACCTGTTTCGGCGACACCGCCTGGCCGCCCGCGGGCTTTCTGGCGCGCCTGGATCGCATCGTCGCCGAGCGGCGCTCAGCCCCGCCGGAATCAAGCTATACCGCTCGACTGCTGGCCGAAGGCCCGGCGCGCTGCGCCCAGAAAGTGGGCGAAGAAGGGGTGGAAACCGCCCTGGCCGCGGTGGGTGAAAAACGCGAGGCACTCGACGAGGAAGCCGCCGATCTGCTCTACCACTTGCTGGTCTGCCTGCACTCGGCCGACAGCCGGCTGGAACACGTGCTCAGGGTGCTGATCGACCGGCACAGCAACTCCTGA
- the hisF gene encoding imidazole glycerol phosphate synthase subunit HisF, whose amino-acid sequence MVAVRLIPCLDVRDGRVVKGVRFRDHRDMGDIVALAERYRDAGADELVFYDITASPQQRSVDIDWVERVAAAIDIPFCVAGGIRDVATARQVLHAGADKVSVNSPALERPELIAELADAVGSQCVVVGIDSLREKQQLRVRQYTGDPDNMVDPRRDTVSWVEKVQRLGAGEIVLNCMDADGVRSGYDIEQLAMIRPRCQVPLIASGGAGCQEHFLDVFRQADVDGALAATVFHSGQIDIPELKTWLACHDVIVRE is encoded by the coding sequence ATGGTCGCGGTAAGACTGATCCCCTGCCTGGACGTGCGCGACGGGCGCGTGGTCAAGGGCGTGCGTTTTCGCGACCATCGCGACATGGGCGATATCGTCGCCTTGGCCGAACGCTATCGCGATGCCGGCGCCGACGAGCTGGTGTTCTACGACATCACCGCCAGCCCGCAGCAGCGCAGCGTCGACATCGACTGGGTGGAACGCGTGGCCGCGGCCATCGACATTCCGTTCTGCGTGGCCGGCGGCATTCGCGATGTCGCCACCGCCCGCCAGGTGCTGCATGCCGGGGCCGACAAGGTCTCGGTCAATTCCCCGGCACTGGAGCGGCCCGAACTCATCGCCGAGTTGGCCGATGCCGTCGGATCGCAGTGCGTGGTGGTCGGCATCGACTCGCTGCGCGAGAAGCAGCAATTGCGCGTGCGCCAGTACACCGGCGACCCGGACAACATGGTCGATCCGCGCCGCGATACCGTCAGCTGGGTCGAGAAAGTCCAGCGCCTGGGTGCCGGCGAGATCGTGCTCAACTGCATGGATGCCGATGGCGTGCGCAGCGGCTATGACATCGAGCAACTGGCCATGATTCGCCCGCGTTGCCAGGTGCCGCTGATTGCCTCGGGGGGCGCGGGCTGCCAAGAGCATTTTCTGGACGTGTTTCGCCAGGCCGATGTCGATGGCGCCCTGGCCGCCACCGTGTTTCACTCCGGCCAGATCGACATCCCCGAACTCAAGACCTGGCTGGCGTGCCATGACGTGATCGTGCGGGAATGA